One genomic region from Labeo rohita strain BAU-BD-2019 chromosome 7, IGBB_LRoh.1.0, whole genome shotgun sequence encodes:
- the igdcc4 gene encoding immunoglobulin superfamily DCC subclass member 4, producing the protein MAVENIWFFCLLSLGYCGLSVQEKPVSVELSCGAGPVHVVLEPDHPLLLECHLGASEPPLNVTWLRDGAVLSESQTIRPLPNGSLLILPSSTDGQAPAGVEGGYSCLSTSSTGALTSRALTLHLASLSRFLQDPEPQVVPVGGTARFECYIDGLPTPSITWEKNQVPLPAPTEPLEPSRYISLPNGVLQILGVTKEDEGLYRCVAFNSARKRFSQDASLTVSPGLSQESEVVIVAPPRNSTVVMGRPAVMECMAQGEPKPFVSWSRQDGKPIATDVVVLATNLVIPDTRSHHAGVYVCRANKPKTRDFVSSPAELRVLAPPVILQPPEAVSLSRGNTARFVCNSSGDPPPALRWLKNGEPVQSNARVKTQNPGVLLINQLRLDDAGYYQCIAANSLGTACATAKLSVIVREGLPSPPRHVSAIPHSSTSALLTWDPPEHNSDQIIGFSVHYQRTAGSDNMEYQFAVNNDTTELHVKELLPHTAYTFYVVAYSPMGASRPSQPVTVEMLEDVPSASPQLSLLSTSPTDIRVMWLPLSSQLSRGAITHYRIEYRALEQVDHIYSVEVSGNETQVTLRDLKPNQTYQLRIAAGTRAGFSQSSEWASHHTPNLTQVLFAPTELKVRAKMHSLHVTWQPPPNHTQITGYKLSWRELDGEEMPNEEKLMISERIQQIKLRKRVKHHEVTGLAPDRLYEVKVWAFNKQTEGYPAVWKGRTEKLTRVRTTDSLPPLPPISVRARANSSTSIWLRWEKPHFSNVRIINYTIRCSPAGIRNASLVSYYTSSSQEILLESLKPFTSYEIAVQSNGVDMSGPFSSTVEESTLPDRPSSPPLDMQLSALDSYSVLVSWRPPLEPNGVILTYWILYTGNISHPDHLWINLTHDGSVTNAEVLGLMSGTRYYFKMGACTELGVGPYSPVKDVYTPPKKYELDIHAVTGIIVGVCLGLLCILLCMCVSFRNGKTRDVSGGLDSSSLSPQYRKGARPVPATAPDCSDCHELETLMPSSAQDPNKPLTDLTEEQSLMANVGGADDGLAESKPAWNGSVSRNWANRITRYRDTITEDSSALINGALEGPPSDNSKSGHVERLYSLSKNQVEAEVIVHSQLSNTTVDQGPQSDMELSLESPSSKHPSPGEKATPSNPHPPYAHSEESHETPSPSPTPSTHISEVLSNHNGPFESGLSQPAMGSAKNQGVGLTNGFHSSKPLRSKAETLENGAHRLCPTGKVLPSPGLPASPSSFASSGLVHSTSGAHNYVYP; encoded by the exons AGAAGCCCGTTTCTGTGGAGCTGAGCTGTGGTGCTGGTCCTGTCCATGTGGTTCTGGAGCCTGATCACCCTCTGCTGCTGGAATGCCACCTGGGGGCCAGTGAGCCCCCCCTCAACGTGACCTGGCTGCGGGATGGGGCGGTTCTCTCTGAAAGCCAGACCATCCGGCCTTTGCCTAACGGATCTCTGCTCATCTTGCCCTCTTCCACGGATGGCCAGGCTCCAGCGGGTGTGGAGGGCGGATACAGCTGCCTAAGTACCAGCTCGACAGGAGCCCTGACCAGCCGGGCTCTCACCCTGCATCTCGCCA GCTTGTCCCGTTTTCTTCAGGATCCTGAACCTCAGGTtgtgccagtaggtggcactgCCCGGTTTGAGTGCTATATAGATGGTTTACCCACCCCAAGTATCACCTGGGAGAAGAACCAGGTGCCCTTACCTGCACCCACAGAACCTCTAGAACCATCCAG gTACATATCTCTTCCTAATGGGGTGCTGCAGATTTTAGGGGTCACTAAAGAAGACGAAGGCTTGTACCGTTGCGTGGCCTTCAACTCTGCCCGCAAGCGCTTCAGCCAAGATGCTTCTCTCACCGTTAGCCCAG GTCTGTCTCAGGAGAGTGAGGTGGTGATTGTGGCTCCACCGCGGAATTCCACAGTGGTCATGGGTCGTCCGGCTGTGATGGAGTGCATGGCTCAGGGTGAACCCAAACCTTTCGTATCATGGAGCAGACAGG ATGGGAAGCCTATAGCTACAGATGTGGTTGTCTTGGCAACCAACCTAGTGATTCCTGACACCCGCAGTCACCATGCTGGAGTGTATGTGTGTCGTGCCAACAAACCCAAGACCAGAGATTTTGTCTCATCTCCCGCTGAACTTCGAGTACTGG CTCCACCAGTCATCCTCCAGCCCCCAGAGGCGGTGTCCCTGTCCCGGGGCAATACGGCTCGGTTTGTGTGTAATAGTTCTGGTGACCCTCCCCCTGCTCTGCGCTGGCTGAAGAATGGAGAACCGGTCCAGTCTAATGCCCGGGTTAAGACTCAGAACCCTGGAGTTCTGCTCATCAACCAGCTGCGGCTGGACGATGCGGGATACTACCAGTGTATTGCTGCCAACAGCCTGGGTACCGCCTGTGCCACTGCCAAGCTGTCCGTCATTGTGAGGGAGGGGCTGCCTAGCCCTCCTCGTCATGTGTCGGCCATACCCCACTCTAGCACTTCTGCACTGCTTACCTGGGACCCACCTGAACATAATAGTGACCAGATCATTGGATTTTCAGTACACTACCAACGCACGGCAG GCTCAGACAACATGGAATATCAGTTTGCGGTGAATAACGACACAACAGAGCTGCACGTGAAGGAGCTGCTCCCTCACACAGCCTACACCTTCTACGTAGTGGCCTACTCACCCATGGGGGCCAGCCGCCCGTCACAGCCCGTTACTGTGGAGATGCTAGAAGACG TTCCCAGTGCTTCTCCACAGCTGTCCCTGCTGAGCACATCTCCCACTGACATCAGAGTCATGTGGCTGCCTCTGTCCTCACAGCTGAGCCGTGGAGCCATCACACACTACCGCATTGAATACAGAGCGCTGGAGCAGG TGGATCACATATACTCTGTGGAAGTGAGTGGGAATGAGACACAGGTGACTCTAAGGGACCTGAAACCAAATCAAACGTACCAGCTCCGGATTGCAGCAGGAACACGAGCAGGGTTCAGTCAGTCTTCTGAGTGGGCCTCGCACCACACACCAAACCTTACTCAGG TGCTCTTTGCTCCCACTGAGCTCAAAGTGAGAGCCAAAATGCATTCCCTCCATGTCACATGGCAGCCACCACCCAATCACACTCAGATCACCGGCTATAAGCTTTCCTGGCGGGAATTGGATGGAGAAGAGATGCCCAATGAGGAGAAGCTTATGATCAGTGAGAGGATTCAACAGATCAAACTGAGGAAGAGAGTTAAACACCATGAGGTCACAGGCCTTG CTCCTGATCGGCTGTATGAGGTGAAGGTTTGGGCGTTTAACAAACAGACTGAGGGTTATCCCGCTGTCTGGAAAGGCAGAACAGAGAAGCTCACACGAG TGCGAACAACAGACTCTCTCCCACCATTGCCACCCATCAGTGTCAGGGCTCGTGCGAACAGTTCCACCTCTATCTGGCTCCGCTGGGAGAAACCACATTTTAGCAATGTGCGAATCATCAACTACACTATACGCTGCAGCCCCGCAGGAATACGCAATGCATCGCTGGTCTCATACTATACCAG CTCTTCTCAGGAGATTTTACTGGAATCACTAAAGCCCTTCACCAGCTATGAAATTGCTGTACAGTCTAACGGAGTTGATATGAGTGGCCCTTTCAGCAGCACAGTAGAAGAGTCTACACTTCCAGACA GACCCTCTTCTCCTCCTCTGGATATGCAGTTGAGTGCACTGGACTCATATTCTGTTCTGGTGAGCTGGCGCCCTCCACTGGAGCCAAATGGTGTCATTTTGACCTACTGGATCCTTTACACTGGCAACATCAGCCATCCAGATCATCTGTGGATAAACCTCACACATGATG GCTCTGTTACCAATGCAGAGGTTCTAGGTCTCATGAGTGGGACAcgttattattttaagatggGGGCCTGCACTGAACTTGGGGTGGGACCATATTCACCTGTGAAGGATGTCTATACTCCTCCAAAGAAATATG AGCTGGATATCCATGCTGTGACTGGTATCATAGTTGGAGTGTGTCTTGGTCTGCTCTGCATCCTGCTCTGCATGTGTGTCAGTTTCCGCAATGGAAAAACACG GGATGTGTCTGGTGGCCTTGATTCGAGTTCTTTGAGTCCTCAGTACAGGAAGGGTGCCCGTCCAGTGCCTGCTACTGCGCCTGACTGCAGTGACTGCCATGAGCTGGAAACCCTCATGCCCTCTAGTGCACAAGACCCCAACAAACCCCTCACAGACCTCACTGAGGAACAGAGTCTCATGGCTAATGTAGGAGGGGCTGATGATGGCCTTGCAGAATCTAAG CCAGCCTGGAATGGATCCGTCAGTCGGAACTGGGCCAATAGGATCACCAGATACAGAGATACTATAACTGAAGACTCTTCTGCTCTCATCAATGGAGCTCTTGAGGGACCACCATCAGACAACAGTAAG AGCGGGCATGTGGAGAGGCTGTATTCCCTCAGCAAGAACCAGGTGGAGGCTGAAGTCATCGTACATTCACAGCTGTCCAACACGACGGTTGACCAGGGTCCACAAAGCGACATGGAGCTCTCTCTGGAGTCTCCATCTTCCAAGCACCCTTCTCCTGGAGAGAAGGCAACTCCATCAAACCCACATCCACCATACGCTCACAGCGAGGAAAGCCACGAGACTCCATCTCCATCTCCGACCCCCAGCACTCACATCTCAGAAGTACTGTCAAATCACAATGGACCATTCGAGAGTGGGCTCAGCCAGCCGGCAATGGGCAGTGCCAAAAACCAAGGAGTGGGGCTCACTAATGGCTTCCACTCATCCAAACCCCTTCGCTCAAAGGCAGAGACGCTGGAGAACGGGGCCCACAGACTGTGCCCGACAGGAAAGGTTCTGCCCTCACCAGGTCTCCCCGCTTCCCCCTCATCCTTCGCCAGCTCTGGCCTTGTCCATTCTACCTCAGGGGCGCATAACTACGTGTACCCCTAA